The following proteins are encoded in a genomic region of Pan troglodytes isolate AG18354 chromosome 2, NHGRI_mPanTro3-v2.0_pri, whole genome shotgun sequence:
- the USP19 gene encoding ubiquitin carboxyl-terminal hydrolase 19 isoform X5, translated as MPAGPLTLCLWPASHLGEDWRPARATSWERWWRARGSEAEAGSQLDRGADLWLSVPCWRIWPQRVAKIAGPGRKRRSPDPDAVADPGALWLSTKRLKMSGGASATGPRRGPPGLEDTTSKKKQKDRANQESKDGGPRKETGSRYVAQAGLELLASGDPSASASHAAGITGSRHHTRLFFPSSSGSASTPQEEQTKEELLLDWRQSAEEVIVKLRVGVGPLQLEDVDAAFTDTDCVVRFAGGQQWGGVFYAEIKSSCAKVQTGEGSLLHLTLPKKVPMLTWPSLLKKPLGTQELVPGLQCQENGQELSPIALEPGPEPHRAKQEARNQKRAQGRGEVGSGAGPGAQAGPSAKRAVHLCRGPEGDGSRDDPGPQGDAPPFVADPATQVEADEQLCIPPLNSQTCLLGSEENLAPLAGEKAVPPGNDPVSPAMVRSRNPGKDDCAKEEMAVAADAAALVDEPESMVNLAFVKNDSYEKGPDSVVVHVYVKEICRDTSRVLFREQDFTLIFQTRDGNFLRLHPGCGPHATFRWQVKLRNLIEPEQCTFCFTASRIDICLRKRQSQRWGGLEAPAARGAVGGAKVAVPTGPTPLDSTPPGGAPHPLTGQEEARAVEKDKSKARSEDTGLDSVATRTPMEHVTPKPETHLASPKPTCMVPPMPHSPVSGDSVEEEEEEEKKVCLPGFTGLVNLGNTCFMNSVIQSLSNTRELRDFFHDRSFEAEINYNNPLGTGGRLAIGFAVLLRALWKGTHHAFQPSKLKAIVASKASQFTGYAQHDAQEFMAFLLDGLHEDLNRIQNKPYTETVDSDGRPDEVVAEEAWQRHKMRNDSFIVDLFQGQYKSKLVCPVCAKVSITFDPFLYLPVPLPQKQKVLPVFYFAREPHSKPIKFLVSVSKENSTASEVLDSLSQSVHVKPENLRLAEVIKNRFHRVFLPSHSLDTVSPSDMLLCFELLSSELAKERVVVLEVQQRPQVPSVPISKCAACQRKQQSEDEKLKRCTRCYRVGYCNQLCQKTHWPDHKGLCRPENIGYPFLVSVPASRLTYARLAQLLEGYARYSVSVFQPPFQPGRMALESQSPGCTTLLSTGSLEAGDSERDPIQPPELQLVTPMAEGDTGLPRVWAAPDRGPVPSTSGISSEMLASGPIEVGSLPAGERVSRPEAAVPGYQHPSEAMNAHTPLFFIYKIDSSNREQRLEDKGDTPLELGDDCSLALVWRNNERLQEFVLVASKELECAEDPGSAGEAARAGHFTLDQCLNLFTRPEVLAPEEAWYCPQCKQHREASKQLLLWRLPNVLIVQLKRFSFRSFIWRDKINDLVEFPVRNLDLSKFCIGQKEEQLPSYDLYAVINHYGGMIGGHYTACARLPNDRSSQRSDVGWRLFDDSTVTTVDESQVVTRYAYVLFYRRRNSPVERPPRAGHSEHHPDLGPAAEAAASQGLGPGQAPEVAPTRTAPERFAPPVDRPAPTYSNMEEVD; from the exons TGGAGGTCCTAGGAAAG agacagggtctcgatatgttgcccaggctggtcttgaacttctggcctcaggtgatccttctgcctcagcctcccatgcagctgggatcacaggctcacgccaccatacccggctgttCTTTCCTTCATCATCAGGGTCAGCATCCACTCCTCAAGAGGAGCAGACCAAAGAGG AGTTGTTGCTCGATTGGAGGCAGAGTGCAGAAGAGGTGATTGTCAAGCTTCGTGTGGGAGTAGGTCCCCTGCAGCTGGAGGATGTAGATGCTGCTTTCACAGATACGGACTGTGTGGTGCGGTTTGCAG GTGGTCAGCAGTGGGGTGGTGTCTTCTATGCTGAGATAAAAAGCTCTTGTGCTAAAGTGCAAACCGGCGAGGGCAGTCTCCTGCACCTGACACTGCCCAAAAAGGTGCCTATGCTCACGTGGCCCTCCCTCCTG AAGAAACCTCTAGGGACCCAGGAGCTGGTGCCGGGGCTGCAGTGCCAGGAGAATGGGCAGGAACTGTCTCCCATTGCCCTGGAGCCAGGCCCTGAGCCCCACCGGGCTAAGCAGGAGGCCCGGAACCAGAAGCGGGCCCAGGGCCGTGGTGAGGTAGGCTCAGGGGCTGGCCCCGGGGCCCAGGCAGGGCCCAGCGCCAAGAGGGCTGTGCATCTCTGCAGAGGGCCAGAGGGGGACGGGTCCAGGGATGACCCTGGACCCCAGGGTGATGCCCCACCCTTCGTGGCTGACCCAGCCACCCAG GTTGAGGCTGATGAACAGCTTTGCATACCACCGCTGAACTCCCAaacctgcctcctgggctcagaggaGAATTTAGCCCCTTTGGCAGGAGAGAAAGCAGTGCCTCCCGGGAATGACCCAGTCTCTCCAGCCATGGTCCGGAGCAGAAACCCTGGGAAAGATGACTGTGCCAAGGAGGAGATGGCAGTGGCAGCAGATGCTGCAGCCTTGGTGGATG AGCCCGAGTCGATGGTGAACCTGGCGTTTGTCAAGAATGACTCGTATGAGAAGGGCCCGGATTCAGTGGTGGTGCACGTGTACGTGAAGGAGATCTGCAGGGACACCTCAAGAGTACTTTTCCGTGAGCAGGACTTCACGCTCATCTTCCAGACcag GGATGGAAACTTCCTGAGGCTGCACCCGGGCTGTGGGCCCCACGCCACCTTCCGTTGGCAGGTGAAGCTCAG GAATCTGATTGAGCCAGAGCAGTGCACCTTCTGTTTCACGGCTTCTCGCATCGACATCTGCCTTCGTAAGAGGCAGAGTCAGCGCTGGGGGGGCCTGGAGGCCCCAGCTGCACGAG GTGCAGTGGGTGGTGCAAAGGTTGCCGTGCCGACAGGTCCAACCCCTCTGGATTCAACCCCACCAGGAGGTGCTCCCCACCCGCTGACAGGCCAGGAGGAGGCCCGGGCTGTGGAGAAGGATAAATCCAAGGCACGATCTGAGGACACAGGGCTAGACAGTGTGGCAACCCGCACACCCATGGAGCATGTAACCCCAAAGCCAGAGACACACCTGGCCTCG CCCAAGCCTACATGCATGGTGCCTCCCATGCCCCACAGCCCAGTTAGTGGAGACAgcgtggaggaggaggaagaggaagagaagaaggtgTGTCTGCCAGGCTTCACTGGCCTTGTCAATTTAGGCAACACCTGCTTCATGAACAGCGTCATTCAGTCTCTGTCCAACACTCGGGAACTCCGGGACTTCTTCCATG ACCGCTCCTTTGAGGCTGAGATCAACTACAACAACCCACTAGGGACTGGTGGGCGTCTGGCCATTGGCTTTGCCGTGCTGCTTCGGGCGCTGTGGAAGGGCACCCACCATGCCTTCCAGCCTTCCAAGTTGAAG GCCATTGTGGCGAGTAAGGCCAGCCAGTTCACAGGCTATGCACAGCATGATGCCCAGGAGTTCATGGCTTTCCTGCTGGATGGGCTGCACGAGGACCTGAATCGCATTCAGAACAAGCCCTACACAGAGACCGTGGATTCAGATGGGCGGCCCGATGAG GTGGTAGCTGAGGAAGCATGGCAGCGGCACAAGATGAGGAATGACTCTTTCATCGTGGACTTATTTCAGGGGCAGTACAAGTCGAAGCTGGTGTGCCCTGTGTGTGCCAAG GTCTCCATCACTTTTGACCCGTTTCTTTATCTGCCGGTGCCCTTGCCACAAAAGCAAAAGGTTCTCCCTGTCTTTTATTTTGCCCGAGAGCCCCACAGCAAGCCCATCAAG TTCCTGGTGAGCGTCAGCAAGGAGAACTCCACTGCGAGCGAAGTATTGGACTCCCTCTCTCAGAGTGTTCATGTGAAGCCTGAGAACCTGCGTTTGGCGGAG GTAATTAAGAATCGTTTCCATCGTGTGTTCCTACCCTCCCACTCACTGGACACTGTGTCCCCATCTGATATGCTCCTCTGCTTTGAGCTGCTATCCTCAGAGTTGGCTAAGGAGCGGGTAGTGGTGCTAGAGGTGCAACAG CGCCCCCAGGTGCCCAGCGTCCCCATCTCCAAGTGTGCAGCCTGCCAGCGGAAGCAACAGTCGGAGGATGAAAAGCTGAAGCGCTGTACCCGGTGCTACCGTGTGGGCTACTGCAACCA GCTCTGCCAGAAAACCCACTGGCCTGACCACAAGGGCCTCTGCCGACCTGAGAACATTGGCTACCCCTTCCTGGTCAGTGTACCTGCCTCGCGCCTCACTTATGCCCGCCTCGCTCAGTTGCTAGAGGGCTATGCCCG GTACTCTGTGAGTGTATTCCAGCCACCCTTTCAGCCAGGCCGCATGGCCTTGGAGTCTCAGAGCCCTGGCTGCACCACACTGCTCTCCACTGGCTCCCTGGAGGCTGGGGACAGCGAGAGAGACCCCATTCAGCCACCTGAGCTCCAGCTGGTGACCCCTATGGCTGAGGGGGACACAGGGCTTCCCCGGGTGTGGGCAGCCCCTGACCGGGGTCCTGTGCCCAGCACCAGTGGAATTTCTTCTGAGATGCTGGCCAGTGGGCCCATTGAGGTTGGCTCCTTGCCTGCTGGCGAGAGGGTGTCCCGACCCGAAG CTGCTGTGCCTGGGTACCAGCATCCAAGTGAAGCTATGAATGCCCACACACCCCtgttcttcatctataaaattgatTCATCCAACCGAGAGCAGCGGCTAGAGGACAAAG GAGACACCCCACTGGAGCTGGGTGACGACTGTAGCCTGGCTCTCGTCTGGCGGAACAATGAGCGCTTGCAGGAGTTTGTGTTGGTAGCCTCCAAGGAGCTGGAATGTGCTGAGGATCCAGGCTCTGCCGGTGAGGCTGCCCGGGCCGGCCACTTCACCCTGGACCAGTGCCTCAACCTCTTCACACGGCCTGAGGTGCTGGCACCCGAGGAGGCCTG GTACTGCCCACAGTGCAAACAGCACCGTGAGGCCTCCAAGCAGCTGTTGCTATGGCGCCtgccaaatgttctcattgtgcaGCTCAAGCGCTTCTCCTTTCGTAGTTTTATCTGGCGTGACAAGATCAATGACTTGGTGGAGTTCCCTGTTAG GAACCTGGACCTGAGCAAGTTCTGCATTGGTCAGAAAGAGGAGCAGCTGCCCAGCTACGATCTATATGCTGTCATCAACCACTATGGAGGCATGATTGGTGGCCACTACACTGCCTGTGCACGCCTGCCCAATGATCGTAGCAGTCAGCGCAGTGACGTGG GCTGGCGCTTGTTTGATGACAGCACAGTGACAACGGTAGACGAGAGCCAGGTTGTGACGCGTTACGCCTATGTACTCTTCTACCGCCGGCGGAACTCTCCTGTGGAGAGGCCCCCCAGGGCAGGTCACTCTGAGCACCACCCAGACCTAGGCCCTGCAGCTGAGGCTGCTGCCAGCCAG GGACTAGGCCCTGGCCAGGCCCCCGAGGTGGCCCCCACGCGGACAGCCCCTGAACGCTTCGCCCCCCCTGTGGATCGGCCAGCCCCCACCTACAGCAACATGGAGGAGGTGGATTAG
- the USP19 gene encoding ubiquitin carboxyl-terminal hydrolase 19 isoform X22, whose protein sequence is MSGGASATGPRRGPPGLEDTTSKKKQKDRANQESKDGGPRKETGSRYVAQAGLELLASGDPSASASHAAGITGSRHHTRLFFPSSSGSASTPQEEQTKEGACEDPHDLLATPPPELLLDWRQSAEEVIVKLRVGVGPLQLEDVDAAFTDTDCVVRFAGGQQWGGVFYAEIKSSCAKVQTGEGSLLHLTLPKKVPMLTWPSLLKPLGTQELVPGLQCQENGQELSPIALEPGPEPHRAKQEARNQKRAQGRGEVGSGAGPGAQAGPSAKRAVHLCRGPEGDGSRDDPGPQGDAPPFVADPATQVEADEQLCIPPLNSQTCLLGSEENLAPLAGEKAVPPGNDPVSPAMVRSRNPGKDDCAKEEMAVAADAAALVDGKEPESMVNLAFVKNDSYEKGPDSVVVHVYVKEICRDTSRVLFREQDFTLIFQTRDGNFLRLHPGCGPHATFRWQVKLRNLIEPEQCTFCFTASRIDICLRKRQSQRWGGLEAPAARGAVGGAKVAVPTGPTPLDSTPPGGAPHPLTGQEEARAVEKDKSKARSEDTGLDSVATRTPMEHVTPKPETHLASPKPTCMVPPMPHSPVSGDSVEEEEEEEKKVCLPGFTGLVNLGNTCFMNSVIQSLSNTRELRDFFHDRSFEAEINYNNPLGTGGRLAIGFAVLLRALWKGTHHAFQPSKLKAIVASKASQFTGYAQHDAQEFMAFLLDGLHEDLNRIQNKPYTETVDSDGRPDEVVAEEAWQRHKMRNDSFIVDLFQGQYKSKLVCPVCAKVSITFDPFLYLPVPLPQKQKVLPVFYFAREPHSKPIKFLVSVSKENSTASEVLDSLSQSVHVKPENLRLAEVIKNRFHRVFLPSHSLDTVSPSDMLLCFELLSSELAKERVVVLEVQQRPQVPSVPISKCAACQRKQQSEDEKLKRCTRCYRVGYCNQLCQKTHWPDHKGLCRPENIGYPFLVSVPASRLTYARLAQLLEGYARYSVSVFQPPFQPGRMALESQSPGCTTLLSTGSLEAGDSERDPIQPPELQLVTPMAEGDTGLPRVWAAPDRGPVPSTSGISSEMLASGPIEVGSLPAGERVSRPEAAVPGYQHPSEAMNAHTPLFFIYKIDSSNREQRLEDKGDTPLELGDDCSLALVWRNNERLQEFVLVASKELECAEDPGSAGEAARAGHFTLDQCLNLFTRPEVLAPEEAWYCPQCKQHREASKQLLLWRLPNVLIVQLKRFSFRSFIWRDKINDLVEFPVRNLDLSKFCIGQKEEQLPSYDLYAVINHYGGMIGGHYTACARLPNDRSSQRSDVGWRLFDDSTVTTVDESQVVTRYAYVLFYRRRNSPVERPPRAGHSEHHPDLGPAAEAAASQGLGPGQAPEVAPTRTAPERFAPPVDRPAPTYSNMEEVD, encoded by the exons TGGAGGTCCTAGGAAAG agacagggtctcgatatgttgcccaggctggtcttgaacttctggcctcaggtgatccttctgcctcagcctcccatgcagctgggatcacaggctcacgccaccatacccggctgttCTTTCCTTCATCATCAGGGTCAGCATCCACTCCTCAAGAGGAGCAGACCAAAGAGG GAGCTTGTGAAGACCCTCATGATCTCTTGGCTACTCCCCCTCCAGAGTTGTTGCTCGATTGGAGGCAGAGTGCAGAAGAGGTGATTGTCAAGCTTCGTGTGGGAGTAGGTCCCCTGCAGCTGGAGGATGTAGATGCTGCTTTCACAGATACGGACTGTGTGGTGCGGTTTGCAG GTGGTCAGCAGTGGGGTGGTGTCTTCTATGCTGAGATAAAAAGCTCTTGTGCTAAAGTGCAAACCGGCGAGGGCAGTCTCCTGCACCTGACACTGCCCAAAAAGGTGCCTATGCTCACGTGGCCCTCCCTCCTG AAACCTCTAGGGACCCAGGAGCTGGTGCCGGGGCTGCAGTGCCAGGAGAATGGGCAGGAACTGTCTCCCATTGCCCTGGAGCCAGGCCCTGAGCCCCACCGGGCTAAGCAGGAGGCCCGGAACCAGAAGCGGGCCCAGGGCCGTGGTGAGGTAGGCTCAGGGGCTGGCCCCGGGGCCCAGGCAGGGCCCAGCGCCAAGAGGGCTGTGCATCTCTGCAGAGGGCCAGAGGGGGACGGGTCCAGGGATGACCCTGGACCCCAGGGTGATGCCCCACCCTTCGTGGCTGACCCAGCCACCCAG GTTGAGGCTGATGAACAGCTTTGCATACCACCGCTGAACTCCCAaacctgcctcctgggctcagaggaGAATTTAGCCCCTTTGGCAGGAGAGAAAGCAGTGCCTCCCGGGAATGACCCAGTCTCTCCAGCCATGGTCCGGAGCAGAAACCCTGGGAAAGATGACTGTGCCAAGGAGGAGATGGCAGTGGCAGCAGATGCTGCAGCCTTGGTGGATGGTAAAG AGCCCGAGTCGATGGTGAACCTGGCGTTTGTCAAGAATGACTCGTATGAGAAGGGCCCGGATTCAGTGGTGGTGCACGTGTACGTGAAGGAGATCTGCAGGGACACCTCAAGAGTACTTTTCCGTGAGCAGGACTTCACGCTCATCTTCCAGACcag GGATGGAAACTTCCTGAGGCTGCACCCGGGCTGTGGGCCCCACGCCACCTTCCGTTGGCAGGTGAAGCTCAG GAATCTGATTGAGCCAGAGCAGTGCACCTTCTGTTTCACGGCTTCTCGCATCGACATCTGCCTTCGTAAGAGGCAGAGTCAGCGCTGGGGGGGCCTGGAGGCCCCAGCTGCACGAG GTGCAGTGGGTGGTGCAAAGGTTGCCGTGCCGACAGGTCCAACCCCTCTGGATTCAACCCCACCAGGAGGTGCTCCCCACCCGCTGACAGGCCAGGAGGAGGCCCGGGCTGTGGAGAAGGATAAATCCAAGGCACGATCTGAGGACACAGGGCTAGACAGTGTGGCAACCCGCACACCCATGGAGCATGTAACCCCAAAGCCAGAGACACACCTGGCCTCG CCCAAGCCTACATGCATGGTGCCTCCCATGCCCCACAGCCCAGTTAGTGGAGACAgcgtggaggaggaggaagaggaagagaagaaggtgTGTCTGCCAGGCTTCACTGGCCTTGTCAATTTAGGCAACACCTGCTTCATGAACAGCGTCATTCAGTCTCTGTCCAACACTCGGGAACTCCGGGACTTCTTCCATG ACCGCTCCTTTGAGGCTGAGATCAACTACAACAACCCACTAGGGACTGGTGGGCGTCTGGCCATTGGCTTTGCCGTGCTGCTTCGGGCGCTGTGGAAGGGCACCCACCATGCCTTCCAGCCTTCCAAGTTGAAG GCCATTGTGGCGAGTAAGGCCAGCCAGTTCACAGGCTATGCACAGCATGATGCCCAGGAGTTCATGGCTTTCCTGCTGGATGGGCTGCACGAGGACCTGAATCGCATTCAGAACAAGCCCTACACAGAGACCGTGGATTCAGATGGGCGGCCCGATGAG GTGGTAGCTGAGGAAGCATGGCAGCGGCACAAGATGAGGAATGACTCTTTCATCGTGGACTTATTTCAGGGGCAGTACAAGTCGAAGCTGGTGTGCCCTGTGTGTGCCAAG GTCTCCATCACTTTTGACCCGTTTCTTTATCTGCCGGTGCCCTTGCCACAAAAGCAAAAGGTTCTCCCTGTCTTTTATTTTGCCCGAGAGCCCCACAGCAAGCCCATCAAG TTCCTGGTGAGCGTCAGCAAGGAGAACTCCACTGCGAGCGAAGTATTGGACTCCCTCTCTCAGAGTGTTCATGTGAAGCCTGAGAACCTGCGTTTGGCGGAG GTAATTAAGAATCGTTTCCATCGTGTGTTCCTACCCTCCCACTCACTGGACACTGTGTCCCCATCTGATATGCTCCTCTGCTTTGAGCTGCTATCCTCAGAGTTGGCTAAGGAGCGGGTAGTGGTGCTAGAGGTGCAACAG CGCCCCCAGGTGCCCAGCGTCCCCATCTCCAAGTGTGCAGCCTGCCAGCGGAAGCAACAGTCGGAGGATGAAAAGCTGAAGCGCTGTACCCGGTGCTACCGTGTGGGCTACTGCAACCA GCTCTGCCAGAAAACCCACTGGCCTGACCACAAGGGCCTCTGCCGACCTGAGAACATTGGCTACCCCTTCCTGGTCAGTGTACCTGCCTCGCGCCTCACTTATGCCCGCCTCGCTCAGTTGCTAGAGGGCTATGCCCG GTACTCTGTGAGTGTATTCCAGCCACCCTTTCAGCCAGGCCGCATGGCCTTGGAGTCTCAGAGCCCTGGCTGCACCACACTGCTCTCCACTGGCTCCCTGGAGGCTGGGGACAGCGAGAGAGACCCCATTCAGCCACCTGAGCTCCAGCTGGTGACCCCTATGGCTGAGGGGGACACAGGGCTTCCCCGGGTGTGGGCAGCCCCTGACCGGGGTCCTGTGCCCAGCACCAGTGGAATTTCTTCTGAGATGCTGGCCAGTGGGCCCATTGAGGTTGGCTCCTTGCCTGCTGGCGAGAGGGTGTCCCGACCCGAAG CTGCTGTGCCTGGGTACCAGCATCCAAGTGAAGCTATGAATGCCCACACACCCCtgttcttcatctataaaattgatTCATCCAACCGAGAGCAGCGGCTAGAGGACAAAG GAGACACCCCACTGGAGCTGGGTGACGACTGTAGCCTGGCTCTCGTCTGGCGGAACAATGAGCGCTTGCAGGAGTTTGTGTTGGTAGCCTCCAAGGAGCTGGAATGTGCTGAGGATCCAGGCTCTGCCGGTGAGGCTGCCCGGGCCGGCCACTTCACCCTGGACCAGTGCCTCAACCTCTTCACACGGCCTGAGGTGCTGGCACCCGAGGAGGCCTG GTACTGCCCACAGTGCAAACAGCACCGTGAGGCCTCCAAGCAGCTGTTGCTATGGCGCCtgccaaatgttctcattgtgcaGCTCAAGCGCTTCTCCTTTCGTAGTTTTATCTGGCGTGACAAGATCAATGACTTGGTGGAGTTCCCTGTTAG GAACCTGGACCTGAGCAAGTTCTGCATTGGTCAGAAAGAGGAGCAGCTGCCCAGCTACGATCTATATGCTGTCATCAACCACTATGGAGGCATGATTGGTGGCCACTACACTGCCTGTGCACGCCTGCCCAATGATCGTAGCAGTCAGCGCAGTGACGTGG GCTGGCGCTTGTTTGATGACAGCACAGTGACAACGGTAGACGAGAGCCAGGTTGTGACGCGTTACGCCTATGTACTCTTCTACCGCCGGCGGAACTCTCCTGTGGAGAGGCCCCCCAGGGCAGGTCACTCTGAGCACCACCCAGACCTAGGCCCTGCAGCTGAGGCTGCTGCCAGCCAG GGACTAGGCCCTGGCCAGGCCCCCGAGGTGGCCCCCACGCGGACAGCCCCTGAACGCTTCGCCCCCCCTGTGGATCGGCCAGCCCCCACCTACAGCAACATGGAGGAGGTGGATTAG